One Cupriavidus taiwanensis LMG 19424 DNA segment encodes these proteins:
- a CDS encoding fatty acid--CoA ligase encodes MQPHLVLAAPQAYAYPLLVRQLLLNSLSLYGDQQITYRGELRHSYRDFRQRVGRLASALTAQGVTHGTTVAVMDWDSHRYLECYFGVPMMGATLFTVNVRLSAQQILYTLNDSGAEVVLLHPDFVPVMEEIRAELTSVRSFVLLADGQPMPPTSLPFCGEYETLLQAASPDFDFPEFDENTRAATFYTTGTTGDPKGVCYSHRDIVLHALASATSLCAPREGQRLHREDVYMPITPMFHVLAWGIPYVAVMLGLRIVLPGRYAPDVLLRLRETERVTFSHCVPTLLQMLLQAAQASGQDLSGWKLIIGGSALPPALCEAALERGMDVFAGYGMSETGPIVALAQLPPVHANADRETEVRMRCSTGRPVAMVDFRLVDESMQDVPRDGSARGEIVLRAPFLTRAYHGKPEASAELWAGGYLHTQDIAVMGADGFVQIVDRIKDVIKTGGEWVSSIEVEGLVTQVPGVQECAVIGVPDARWGERPVAYVVRRPGATVTAEAIRASLLARVEANRLSKYAVPESERILFVDEIPKTSVGKIDKKRLRATGA; translated from the coding sequence ATGCAACCACACCTTGTGCTTGCGGCCCCGCAGGCCTATGCCTATCCCCTGCTGGTCCGGCAATTGCTGCTCAATTCGCTGTCGCTGTACGGCGACCAGCAGATCACGTACCGCGGAGAGCTGCGCCACAGCTATCGCGACTTCCGCCAGCGCGTTGGCCGGCTGGCTTCCGCGCTGACTGCGCAGGGCGTCACGCACGGGACCACCGTGGCGGTGATGGACTGGGACAGCCATCGCTACCTGGAATGCTATTTCGGCGTGCCGATGATGGGCGCGACGCTGTTCACGGTCAACGTGCGGCTGTCGGCGCAGCAGATCCTGTACACGCTGAACGATTCCGGCGCCGAGGTGGTGCTGCTCCACCCGGACTTCGTGCCGGTGATGGAAGAGATCCGTGCCGAGCTGACCAGCGTGCGCAGCTTCGTCCTGCTGGCCGACGGCCAGCCGATGCCGCCGACCTCGCTGCCGTTTTGCGGGGAGTACGAGACGCTGCTGCAAGCGGCCTCGCCCGACTTCGACTTCCCCGAGTTCGACGAGAACACCCGCGCCGCCACCTTCTACACCACCGGCACCACCGGCGACCCCAAGGGCGTGTGCTACAGCCATCGCGACATCGTGCTGCACGCGCTGGCCTCGGCCACCAGCCTGTGCGCGCCGCGCGAAGGGCAGCGCCTGCACCGGGAAGACGTTTACATGCCGATCACGCCGATGTTCCACGTGCTGGCCTGGGGCATCCCCTATGTCGCGGTCATGCTCGGGCTGCGCATCGTGCTGCCGGGGCGTTACGCGCCGGACGTCTTGCTGCGGTTGCGCGAGACCGAACGGGTCACGTTCTCGCACTGCGTGCCGACCTTGCTGCAGATGCTGCTGCAGGCAGCGCAGGCAAGCGGCCAGGACTTGTCGGGCTGGAAGCTGATCATCGGCGGCTCGGCGCTGCCGCCGGCGTTGTGCGAGGCCGCGCTCGAGCGCGGCATGGATGTGTTTGCCGGCTATGGCATGTCGGAGACCGGCCCCATCGTCGCGCTGGCGCAGTTGCCCCCGGTGCATGCCAATGCCGATCGCGAGACCGAGGTGCGTATGCGCTGCTCGACGGGCCGTCCGGTGGCCATGGTGGACTTCCGCCTGGTGGACGAATCCATGCAGGACGTGCCGCGCGACGGCAGCGCGCGCGGCGAGATCGTGCTGCGCGCGCCGTTCCTGACCCGCGCCTACCACGGCAAACCCGAGGCATCGGCCGAGCTGTGGGCCGGCGGCTACCTGCATACGCAGGACATCGCGGTGATGGGCGCCGACGGTTTCGTGCAGATCGTCGACCGGATCAAGGACGTGATCAAGACCGGCGGCGAATGGGTCTCGTCGATCGAGGTCGAAGGCCTGGTCACGCAGGTGCCGGGCGTGCAGGAGTGCGCGGTCATCGGCGTGCCGGACGCCCGCTGGGGCGAGCGGCCCGTGGCGTACGTGGTGCGCAGGCCTGGCGCCACGGTCACCGCGGAAGCGATTCGCGCGTCGCTGCTGGCGCGCGTCGAGGCCAACCGGCTCAGCAAGTATGCGGTGCCGGAATCCGAGCGCATCCTGTTTGTCGACGAGATCCCGAAGACCAGCGTCGGCAAGATCGACAAGAAGCGCTTGCGCGCCACCGGGGCCTGA
- a CDS encoding tripartite tricarboxylate transporter substrate binding protein: protein MTTRPAFLLRIAAAAASLALAAPSAMAWTSKPVRMLVPAPAGGTMDVLARLLADQLSADLGHPVVVDNKPGAGGGIAITTMLAAPADGQTIMVTASNVLTEVPHVLKPAFDPLKDVRPIAAVSRSRMVMIGAPGLPARDLKSLVSYARANPGKLSYASYSAGTASHYAGMIMNQKAGLDLQHVPFAGSAPALAQVMGNQIAVMYDGMVTSLPMIRAGKVQVYAVASKSRSALLPQVPTFAEMGYPEMEFSNWVGVIASARLSPELAEKIQAAAYKAAAAPRVRERMEALGYEPLPAQPLPQLADSVRTEFERNAGIVKTFNIQP, encoded by the coding sequence ATGACCACCCGACCCGCCTTCCTGCTGCGCATCGCCGCCGCGGCGGCCAGCCTCGCGCTGGCCGCGCCCTCTGCCATGGCCTGGACCAGCAAGCCGGTCCGCATGCTGGTGCCGGCCCCGGCCGGCGGCACCATGGACGTTCTCGCGCGGCTGCTGGCGGACCAGCTGTCCGCGGACCTTGGCCACCCCGTTGTGGTCGACAACAAGCCCGGCGCGGGCGGTGGCATCGCCATCACCACCATGCTGGCGGCGCCCGCCGATGGCCAGACCATCATGGTCACCGCGAGCAATGTGCTGACCGAGGTGCCGCACGTGCTCAAGCCCGCGTTCGACCCGCTCAAGGATGTCCGGCCCATTGCCGCGGTGTCGCGGTCGCGCATGGTGATGATCGGCGCGCCCGGCCTGCCGGCCAGGGACCTGAAGAGCCTGGTCAGCTACGCGCGCGCGAACCCGGGCAAGCTCAGCTATGCCTCGTACAGCGCCGGCACCGCCTCGCACTACGCCGGCATGATCATGAACCAGAAGGCCGGGCTGGACCTGCAGCATGTGCCGTTCGCCGGCTCGGCGCCGGCGCTGGCGCAGGTGATGGGCAACCAGATCGCGGTGATGTACGACGGCATGGTGACCTCGCTGCCGATGATCCGCGCCGGCAAGGTGCAGGTCTATGCCGTGGCGTCGAAGAGCCGCTCGGCGCTGCTGCCGCAGGTGCCGACCTTCGCGGAAATGGGTTACCCGGAGATGGAGTTCAGCAACTGGGTCGGCGTGATCGCCTCGGCGCGGCTGTCGCCCGAACTGGCCGAAAAGATCCAGGCGGCGGCGTACAAGGCCGCGGCCGCGCCCAGGGTGCGCGAGCGCATGGAGGCGCTCGGCTATGAGCCGCTGCCGGCTCAGCCCCTGCCTCAGCTGGCCGATTCGGTGCGCACGGAGTTCGAGCGCAATGCCGGCATCGTCAAGACGTTCAATATCCAGCCGTAA
- a CDS encoding DUF1289 domain-containing protein: MHHPDTLANPCINICRMDLANRFCQGCSRTRLEIGRWPRMSEAERAQILAALPARRASSSHTT, from the coding sequence ATGCATCACCCCGACACCCTCGCCAATCCCTGCATCAACATCTGCCGCATGGACCTGGCCAACCGCTTTTGCCAGGGCTGCAGCCGGACCCGGCTGGAAATCGGCCGCTGGCCGCGCATGAGCGAGGCCGAACGCGCGCAAATCCTGGCCGCGCTGCCGGCACGCCGGGCAAGCAGCAGCCATACTACGTAA
- a CDS encoding BKACE family enzyme, protein MQFLDDSLHPENMDKVVITVAPYGPEWMPQDFPEDIPVTMEEQVQKAVDCYNAGATVLHLHVRELDGKGSKRLSKFNELIAGVRAAVPDMIIQVGGSISFAPEDDGQEAKWLSDDTRHMLAELQPKPDQVTVAINTTQMNIMELLYPEYLKGTSLEHPAYQAAYREMTVPAGPGWVEEHLRRLQGAGIQPHFQLTGMHALETLERLVRAGVYTGPLNLTWIGIGGGFDGPNPFNFFNFVHRAPDGCTLTAESLLKNVLPFNMMAMAMGLHPRCGIEDTIIDQHGKRMTSVQQIEQCVRVARELGREIASGREAREIYRIGTWYDSAEATLQANGMAPNRKSGQKNLPRRAAA, encoded by the coding sequence ATGCAATTCCTCGACGATTCCCTGCACCCCGAGAACATGGACAAAGTGGTGATCACCGTGGCCCCGTATGGCCCCGAGTGGATGCCGCAGGACTTCCCCGAGGACATCCCGGTCACCATGGAGGAACAGGTGCAGAAGGCGGTCGACTGCTACAACGCCGGCGCCACGGTGCTGCACCTGCATGTGCGCGAACTCGACGGCAAGGGCTCCAAGCGCCTGTCCAAGTTCAACGAGCTGATCGCCGGCGTGCGCGCCGCGGTGCCGGACATGATCATCCAGGTCGGCGGCTCGATCTCGTTCGCGCCGGAGGATGACGGCCAGGAGGCCAAGTGGCTGTCCGACGACACCCGGCACATGCTGGCGGAGCTGCAGCCCAAGCCCGACCAGGTCACCGTGGCCATCAACACCACGCAGATGAACATCATGGAGCTGCTCTATCCGGAGTACCTGAAGGGGACTTCGCTGGAGCACCCGGCCTACCAGGCCGCCTACCGCGAGATGACCGTGCCGGCGGGCCCGGGCTGGGTCGAAGAGCACCTGCGCCGGCTGCAGGGCGCCGGCATCCAGCCCCATTTCCAGCTGACCGGCATGCATGCGCTGGAAACGCTGGAGCGGCTGGTGCGCGCAGGCGTCTACACCGGTCCGCTGAATCTGACCTGGATCGGCATCGGCGGCGGCTTCGACGGCCCCAACCCGTTCAACTTCTTCAACTTCGTGCACCGCGCCCCGGACGGCTGCACGCTGACCGCCGAGTCGCTGCTGAAGAACGTGCTGCCGTTCAACATGATGGCCATGGCGATGGGCCTGCATCCGCGCTGCGGCATCGAGGACACCATCATCGACCAGCACGGCAAGCGCATGACCTCGGTGCAGCAGATCGAGCAGTGCGTGCGCGTGGCGCGCGAGCTGGGCCGCGAGATTGCCTCGGGCCGGGAAGCGCGCGAGATCTACCGCATCGGCACCTGGTACGACAGCGCCGAGGCCACGCTGCAGGCCAACGGCATGGCCCCCAACCGCAAGTCGGGGCAGAAGAACCTGCCGCGGCGCGCGGCCGCCTGA
- a CDS encoding AraC family transcriptional regulator, translated as MSYYLRSASLTNYVEVARALGLDPYQQLRAAKINRSVLLDPDIRIPATVVGRLLDASARAAGAEDFGLRMAELREFSNLGPLAFVVREEPTLRRALESMVRYMGLQNESLSMRVEDSDDLVMIRLQVLSEAPGTLRQATDLAVGVVFRMLKLFLGPSWRPRSICFTHPAPASTATYARVFGMAGSFNQDFDGIVCQAADLEAPLPSYDPVMAQQVKQYLGTLLAQSTAATMPDMVRKLVYALLPTGLCSVERVAQHLSVDRRTVHRRLEQAHTSYSDILAEARADLVIRYLENRERPLSEVAALLGFSSLSAFSRWFSGRFGRSVSAWRALHT; from the coding sequence ATGTCCTACTACCTGCGCAGTGCCAGCCTGACCAACTACGTCGAAGTGGCCCGTGCGCTGGGCCTGGATCCGTACCAGCAACTCAGGGCCGCGAAGATCAACCGCTCGGTGCTGCTGGACCCCGACATCCGCATCCCGGCGACAGTGGTGGGCCGCTTGCTGGATGCGTCGGCGCGCGCCGCCGGGGCCGAGGATTTCGGCCTGCGCATGGCCGAGCTGCGCGAGTTCTCCAACCTCGGCCCGCTGGCTTTCGTGGTACGCGAGGAACCGACGCTGCGCCGCGCGCTGGAGTCGATGGTGCGCTACATGGGCCTGCAGAATGAGTCGCTGTCGATGCGGGTCGAAGACAGCGATGACCTGGTGATGATCCGGCTGCAGGTGCTCAGCGAAGCGCCGGGCACCTTGCGGCAGGCGACCGATCTGGCGGTGGGCGTGGTGTTCCGCATGCTGAAGCTGTTCCTGGGGCCATCGTGGCGGCCGCGCAGCATCTGCTTCACGCATCCCGCGCCGGCCAGCACGGCGACCTACGCCCGCGTATTCGGCATGGCGGGGTCCTTCAACCAGGACTTCGACGGCATCGTCTGCCAGGCCGCGGACCTGGAAGCGCCGTTGCCGTCGTACGACCCGGTGATGGCGCAGCAGGTGAAGCAATATCTCGGCACGCTGCTGGCGCAGTCGACCGCAGCCACCATGCCCGACATGGTGCGCAAGCTGGTGTACGCGCTGCTGCCGACCGGGCTGTGCTCGGTGGAGCGCGTGGCCCAGCATCTCAGCGTCGACCGCCGCACCGTGCACCGGCGCCTGGAGCAGGCGCATACCAGCTACTCCGACATCCTCGCCGAAGCCCGCGCCGACCTGGTGATCCGTTACCTGGAGAACCGCGAGCGGCCGCTGTCGGAAGTGGCGGCGCTGCTCGGCTTTTCGTCGCTGAGCGCGTTCTCGCGCTGGTTCAGCGGGCGTTTCGGGCGCAGCGTGTCGGCATGGCGGGCACTTCACACTTGA
- a CDS encoding type IV toxin-antitoxin system AbiEi family antitoxin, producing MTESALAEHALIGQLLESLRGLPDVHADLAGSDTAVQAAGRIDAKIDLHVAGKSIVLLVEARKSVFPRDVRQALWQLKSLQHGHSPDVQHLLIAESLSPGAKELLRAERIGYFDSGGSLFLPAAGAYVYIDKPAPKTAEKAVRSLFSGRRAQVLHALLVHHEAWFGVTEVAARAQVAPSTVSDVLSELERFDWLVSRGQGPGKERHLRDPGALLDAWAKQLVTQRAPVLRRYFVPGLKSEALIERLDQLLDTHQVAYAVSYEAAAQRYAPFLSGISQVRVRLLPTTAAETAMAELRARAVSEGANLAVIEAKSAGELLFRQNVGGIWLASPVQVYLDLLRGEGRAKDMAEHLRKERIGF from the coding sequence ATGACTGAATCGGCCCTCGCGGAACATGCATTGATTGGGCAGCTCCTGGAGTCACTGCGGGGGCTGCCGGACGTGCATGCCGATTTGGCTGGATCGGACACTGCTGTTCAAGCGGCAGGTCGCATCGACGCGAAAATTGATCTGCACGTCGCCGGCAAATCGATTGTCTTGCTGGTAGAGGCAAGGAAGTCTGTCTTTCCCCGCGACGTGCGCCAGGCGTTGTGGCAGTTGAAGTCGCTGCAGCACGGTCATTCCCCCGATGTGCAGCACCTGTTGATCGCCGAGTCGCTGTCCCCTGGAGCGAAAGAATTGCTCAGGGCCGAGCGCATCGGCTACTTCGATAGCGGGGGAAGTCTGTTTCTGCCGGCCGCGGGCGCCTACGTCTACATCGACAAGCCGGCTCCGAAGACTGCAGAAAAGGCGGTGCGGTCACTCTTCTCCGGTCGGCGCGCACAGGTCTTGCACGCGCTGCTGGTCCATCACGAGGCATGGTTTGGTGTTACCGAAGTAGCCGCGCGGGCGCAGGTGGCCCCATCCACAGTCTCCGACGTACTAAGTGAGCTGGAGCGGTTCGACTGGCTAGTGTCGCGAGGGCAGGGGCCAGGCAAGGAGCGGCATCTGCGCGATCCAGGTGCGTTGCTCGATGCCTGGGCGAAGCAGCTCGTCACGCAGCGCGCGCCAGTGCTGCGCCGGTACTTCGTGCCCGGATTGAAATCCGAGGCACTGATTGAACGGCTAGACCAGCTACTCGATACGCATCAGGTCGCTTATGCGGTGAGCTACGAAGCCGCTGCACAGCGCTATGCCCCTTTTTTGTCCGGCATCTCGCAAGTGCGAGTGCGATTGCTGCCAACCACCGCTGCCGAAACGGCAATGGCTGAGTTGCGTGCGCGCGCCGTCAGTGAAGGGGCGAACCTCGCGGTCATCGAGGCCAAATCGGCGGGAGAACTGCTGTTTCGGCAAAACGTCGGGGGCATCTGGCTGGCCAGCCCGGTCCAGGTCTATCTCGACCTCTTGCGCGGCGAAGGCCGCGCCAAGGACATGGCCGAGCACTTGCGCAAGGAAAGGATCGGATTCTGA